The Pleurodeles waltl isolate 20211129_DDA chromosome 10, aPleWal1.hap1.20221129, whole genome shotgun sequence sequence GTAGGGATGCTATGCATGCATCTCTGGTTGGACCACACACACCTCTCTACTAAAGCCAGGGATGTGCTACACTGAGTCTCCACCTGTCTCTGAAAGCTCCTTCCACCGTGTCGCTTCTAACTCTGTGCTTTTTCCTGCAGCCCGACCAGGACATTCCCAAGGAGCCTTTCCAGTTTCGAAGGAAGAAGTGTCCCCGCGACCCCAGTGCTGACGAGGAACGCCTTGAGTGGAAACCACTTGAGGTAGGAACCCTATGCTCGTGTGTACACCAGGATGAATTTGTGCGACTTAAAAAGTCCTACTTTTACCACCTGCTTTCTTCTGGGTCCTCTGAGAACGCAAAGCCAATAGTTGGTGAGAACAGGGTCATTGTAAGCCCTTGATGGAATATAAGGGCGTTTTTTAAGGCAGCACTGTGGGCATAAGAAATTCTACAGATTCCAAAGATCTTGGGTTTAGTGCTCTGTTCCAAACACTTTTTCTTAGTTTGCATGGATTTGTGATTGTATTGTGGGCCATGTGTATAGGCATCTAAAAAGATggtaaagtgtgaatgttttgggCTGGGAACAGCTGCATTCTTGAAGCATCTTTTGCACCGTGCAGTATACCTTGAAACTCCTTCTTTCCAACATAAAAAGCCAGTGTAAGGTTACCACGGCAGATGATGTAGGGCACAGATGCTTTTGCCCAAATATTGTGTCTCACAGACCCTTCTGTGCTTTTAGTTGATTGCTAAACGTGTTGGCACGAAGGCCATGTTTGTAAAGATCCATGCACTTCATTGCCATCACAGCGATGGGCCTTATTGCTTATGTCTTGGTTAATGACCGTAGAGTGCTTCAAGGGAAAGTGATGGAATGGGCTTGTGTCGAACACAGGGATTTGAAGTGGTGCAAACAATATGTTGCATTGGCTCAGCCTTCTGACTCAAGATTTTATTCTCTATTTTGGGTGCTGCGAAGCAAAGCTTGTTCTGATGTATTGATTATTAGATCTGAGATGAGCAGTTTTGTATTTGCTGCTGGCCGTCAGACCTTCCATGGTCTTTGGGTGGATCTGAGTGTTTCCAGCTACACGTGGAGCCAATCTTGGAGGCAGCTAGGATGTAAACCTACAGGTTCAAATGCACATTGTAAATGTTTGGTCAGACAGGCATGGGATTTTGGTGGTCTTTGGGAAGGGCAACTTGTCCTGTTTGGTGTGGGTGTTTAGTGAACTAATCTAAATCTAAAGCCACAGAGGGATGAAGTGATATTGGGAGGCAGGTCTTTGCCCACTCCCTAGTAGGATGCTCCTCCTATATTTGTTCAGCCAGCTGTCTGGGTTCCCGTAGTTTGGATGTAAGCTGGGCTGAAACTTGGTGAGGATGGGGTTTGTTGACAGATGCAATGCACAGGTGAGTAGCCAAGAACGGACTCAGGCAGGCGTAGTCAGGCAGGATCCCTGGCTCTTCTTAGGCGAGGGCTGTGATAGTATGCATGGCTTTGGTAGGCCCAGCATTCATGGTTATGGAGAGCGTTGATGAGTGATGTGGTAGAGGCCATAATGCACATCTTTGGAACGTCTGTCTCGGAGGTGGCCATTGATGGTAACATCTGTTTCCGAGAGGACAGGGATTTCTCAGCCCACACCTCAAGGTGGTAGGTGAATTGTTTGAAGCTACAAAGTGTAGCGGGACCTACGGAGGTCTGTAGGGATCAGTTCCTCTAATGGTGTCTTTGCAGAACTGGATATTGAGTCCATTTTCTCCTTGAAGAACCTCGGAGAGTTTGTGAGGAGGTGAGTTAGAGAGGTGGCGCTTGCTGGAGAGGAGTTGGTTACTTGTAAATTTTGAATATTTTGTTGCATTGTGCTTCAAGCATAACCAGTTTTCGACTTTTCTTTGACACCGAGCATTGCATATCCATAGATCAGCTGGTACACTGCATCTTGTTCTGTCGCTGCACAGTTGAGCCTTCTACCAGAAGCGTTCGTCCTCCGTTTCACATTAGAAGGTCCACAGCTACTACTCCTTGTTAGTTGACTTAGCTGGTTTGGGTTTCGTGGAATGGGGCATCTGGTCGGAGCacacctggtgtatgtctgggtgaATTAGATAGATTTGGGGGTGGCGTTGAGTCTTTGAAAGTTGGCTGGTGAGATCCCGGGTTGATTGTGGACCAAAGGTTAAGAATCTTGCTGCTAATGTTGAGTGAGGCTTAGTGCTGATTTCATGggaaatttttattattttttggggggaggtgaaAGGGGGTAGCTGATAATTCGTAATGCAGGGATTTGGAGTCAAGAAGAATATCAGGTCGAGACTATGACCTTagataaattaatctgtgctcctcACAGGGCATAGGGCAGATAATCCCTAGAAACCTTCACATCAATGAGGAGGGTTAATTGTTTCAAAAGAACAGATATTTTCTGAAGTGGATGTCTATAGAAAAAGTGCATAGTCCACTTTAGATGAGCGGGATATTAGGATACTGTTGAAAGACTGAGCAGGGCTGGTATCGCAACGTTCCAGTAAGTATTGGAAAGATCCATAGTTTAGAGTGTCCATGAATTTGGAGACACGGGTTTCGGGGAAAAAAAAAGCCATGCCTCCTCTAGCATGGTGGTTGTTTAAGATGTTCTAGTTGGCCGGCAGAGGATACCGGAACATTGTGGATGAAGCCCTTACTGGCAGATTATCTGTTAACTCTGGGTATCGAGTACTCACTCTGTAGGGTGTCCCTACGACTATCGAGTCAAGGTGAGCCTTTCTTTGGCAATTAAGATGTTTTAGGATCAGCCCAAGGAGAACATAGACTCAGCTGGAATTCATTAAAGATGCTATCTGAGGGGGAGTGTGGGAAGCTGGAAATTATTTCACTGCAGAGGGAATGTTTTAAATGCATATTTAAGATACTTGAATATCTTAAGAAATGTATCTGCATTGCTGCGGATACTTTGAACGCGGAGAACAAAGTCTCTAATGAACAAGCAGGTGTTTTCATGGGAATGTGGGAAGAGCAAGGGGCCATCCCACTCCCCTCTTCCAGTGCAGAGGTTTCTAATGTGCTCTGATGAATGGAAGGCCAGAACAGCAACAAAGGGATGGGAGAGCAAAGCAACCAACTCTAGTTTTGCACACACATCTCTAGGCCAAATTTTGATTGTGGTCATTTTTCCATTTCAGGCCAGACGGCATGGGTCTACAGAACCGCCAGTGGTCCGGCAGCCAGGACTCCCAAATGGGCTTTCCCAGTGACCGAGCTGCTTTGTACACGGCGAGGAGTCGACGCAGCAATAGCTCGGAGGCTTTGATTGAGCGGACTGCCGGCGAGCCATCGGATGGCAACGAGCCGCTGTATGCCTCCATTAAGCCTCCTTTCAAGAGCTCTGAGACACTGACCAGCGACAGGAGCTTCTCCACCCAGACTGCGGCATACTCCAGCCCAGATCCTCACCAACATCTCCAGTACCAGTATGAAAGGCCCAGCACTGCCCGGACACCAAGGACCAACAACTCCCAGGCCCAACCAAACAAGCAGATATATGGAGAAATCCTGCAGGACTACTACTTGGGGAAGCAGCAGGCTCGGGCATGGGCAGAGCCTGATGGGAGACTCTGGGCAGAACCGAATGGTAGGGTTTGGATGGAATCGGATGGGAGAGTGTGGGCAGAGTCTGAAGCGAGAGTCTGGccggagccagatggaattggtcACTTCTCGCGCCGGGATGGGCACTCTGCCAGCCACCAGGACTTTGTTACCTCTCACCCTGGAGCTCCCCACACCTACGCCTACATGGACAGCCCTGGCCTGAGGAGTCGGGGTGAAGCCCATCGAGCCAAAGTCACACGCACTAAGTCCTGTGGGCCACATGTGCCTATTGAGCCCGaagcccagtttcagcagcactggCAGCACGAGGCGTCCACGCCTAGGACGCATTACACACCAAGGTCAAGAAGCCAGCAGAGGTGCCCGGGCCCCGATCCTGCAGACCGCAGAATGCACAAAGCCCTGGCTCTGGAGGGCTTGCGTGACTGGTACATTCGCAACGCATCGGGGCACAGGCCTCCATTGGACAGGAGGCTCCCTCAGCAGCCGCAGCATCACCAACGCTATCACGATGTCAGCCAGCACGAGCAGTACTACTCCAGCTCGCCCATGTCTCACTCCATGAGCTTCAACGGGCCTCCGCTGGCCAGCAGGTATGGAATGCTCTATTAAGCGAAAGCCACTCACATTACCCCGTACTTGGTCCTAACTCGAACCCCTCTCGCTTCTCCTTTGCACAACCTCTCGTCTCTGCTCTACTTGGGTTTGGGTCTCAAGAGTAGATGTTTCTAGCCATAGAACTACTATGGTCCCTATGTTACTTTTGTCTCTGTGCCTCCTTAGTGCCACAATTCAGTGGCCTCTCCCTAGTTGCCCAGAATCACTGGTGGTGTGAATGTATTGGAGTCGGTCACATTATACAAGTCGCTGCTGCTGTGCACTTGAATGGCGTCCCCTTCGTTCCGGCATGACTGGTGTTCACTGGTGTCTCCACTTCCGTACACAATGCTGCCATACACTTACATGACTGTTCACTGCTGGTGACAGTTTAGTGGTGCCCTACACTTCAGTGGTCTCACCACTTCACCGGTGGAGTGCATTTCATTGGACTGCCCCACATTCTACGCATCACTATAGCCCTTTATTTCAGTTGTCTCCCTTAATCTCGCTTGATTGGCGTAATGCACTGCAGCGGAGCGCCCCTCATTCTGCACAAGCCTGTTACTGTACTCTTCGGTGGAGTGGTCTGCGTTCCCCACTGGCACCCTGTGTTCCCCTTGTTTCACATCATTGACTTTGTGCACTTCAGGGGAGTCCTTTGTTTCCACATCCCTGGTGTCTTGCACTGCAGCGGAGTCTTTTGTCCACGCGTCACTGGCATCCTACGAATACGTGGGTCTCCCAAATGCACTATGTTACTGCACTTATGCACTTCAGTGTTCCCTTACTGGCCCCTCTCTTCACTGATGGTGCACGTTTCAGTCACTGGGGTCTCCTTTATTTTCCGTGTCCCTACACTCACTCACATAATGAAGTCTCCATATTCCCACACCACTGGGGTGCTCACTTCAAAGGGCCTGCCCTCATTTCCCACGTCACTAGCATCCTGCACTTTAATGGAGTCTTTCTTGCTTCCCCGTGCCACACTCTGTTACCATCAGCCGCTGGAGCTGAACCTCACCACCTCTCCCCACCTGCAGAAGGCCTTGGTAAAAACAAATAGGACAGGACAAGTCATGCTTGTCCATCTCTGGGACCACTCGAGGTAGGGTTTGCAGCTAAAGGAGGAGAAATGCTGTGTCCAAAGGGTAGAATAATAACCACAGATgtgaaggaaaaaatatttttgctggaaGTTTCTTTCCCCCAATCTAGTGTTTGCTTGAGGcctcgtccttagatttgagcTGCGGGGATGT is a genomic window containing:
- the CCDC120 gene encoding coiled-coil domain-containing protein 120 isoform X2; this translates as MEVRGQLITPSSYTSSDSPYGDLSPKLKAERIRDLMERQRNLQEALNLKLKELKRLCLQEAELTGHVPAEYPLEAGERLPHIRRRVGAVYRMPSLQALKGEDLHLEELDREFIMQQQIVEAARKLVVSADLNAEQRRKRKQVYADALKRLQDLEEQANEYRARLGKKPLQRVSQIMQEDLLHSESSSLSESASHENDELQGFSGAKPHLLPDRPSPPRGRDHMRAVSSSPDRRPGYKFSPAEIYCEMKNRRNSVASPTSPTRTFPRSLSSFEGRSVPATPVLTRNALSGNHLRPDGMGLQNRQWSGSQDSQMGFPSDRAALYTARSRRSNSSEALIERTAGEPSDGNEPLYASIKPPFKSSETLTSDRSFSTQTAAYSSPDPHQHLQYQYERPSTARTPRTNNSQAQPNKQIYGEILQDYYLGKQQARAWAEPDGRLWAEPNGRVWMESDGRVWAESEARVWPEPDGIGHFSRRDGHSASHQDFVTSHPGAPHTYAYMDSPGLRSRGEAHRAKVTRTKSCGPHVPIEPEAQFQQHWQHEASTPRTHYTPRSRSQQRCPGPDPADRRMHKALALEGLRDWYIRNASGHRPPLDRRLPQQPQHHQRYHDVSQHEQYYSSSPMSHSMSFNGPPLASRHYTEFLYEQELNNPLNGLVMFDGGFSLERDVNSPGTLV
- the CCDC120 gene encoding coiled-coil domain-containing protein 120 isoform X1, which produces MATSRPGPPDTPSTVRTPLLRGRSRPGTPTMEVRGQLITPSSYTSSDSPYGDLSPKLKAERIRDLMERQRNLQEALNLKLKELKRLCLQEAELTGHVPAEYPLEAGERLPHIRRRVGAVYRMPSLQALKGEDLHLEELDREFIMQQQIVEAARKLVVSADLNAEQRRKRKQVYADALKRLQDLEEQANEYRARLGKKPLQRVSQIMQEDLLHSESSSLSESASHENDELQGFSGAKPHLLPDRPSPPRGRDHMRAVSSSPDRRPGYKFSPAEIYCEMKNRRNSVASPTSPTRTFPRSLSSFEGRSVPATPVLTRNALSGNHLRPDGMGLQNRQWSGSQDSQMGFPSDRAALYTARSRRSNSSEALIERTAGEPSDGNEPLYASIKPPFKSSETLTSDRSFSTQTAAYSSPDPHQHLQYQYERPSTARTPRTNNSQAQPNKQIYGEILQDYYLGKQQARAWAEPDGRLWAEPNGRVWMESDGRVWAESEARVWPEPDGIGHFSRRDGHSASHQDFVTSHPGAPHTYAYMDSPGLRSRGEAHRAKVTRTKSCGPHVPIEPEAQFQQHWQHEASTPRTHYTPRSRSQQRCPGPDPADRRMHKALALEGLRDWYIRNASGHRPPLDRRLPQQPQHHQRYHDVSQHEQYYSSSPMSHSMSFNGPPLASRHYTEFLYEQELNNPLNGLVMFDGGFSLERDVNSPGTLV